A stretch of Paenibacillus sp. URB8-2 DNA encodes these proteins:
- a CDS encoding small-conductance mechanosensitive channel, with product MMKNWQKKFILIITFSLIFILPYIGSVVRWKGLPPGYGDFPAKLAEADPGFNALYFALASLVALFIALFLIFPGLFGFKKNTDAQAEPDKKTPFPVWFWWSLPVLGLSWFFMWARVHFFISFEYYTFVPLWWAFILILDGIVYKRNHGNSIVSKKPKVMQLLAVVSCFSWFAFEFLNFFVIENWYYPNNEVFTNFGNVFWFSLSYTTVLPAVFEWYLLLKTFKGFRNRYRNGPKFSVNTKFLLIYYVLGLGLAFGMGYYPYALFWVLWVALVPLLSATMALTGYWTPFTPIKNGDWSSIILIALATLFNGFFWEFWNFGSEWFHDSLPTNPNYWKYSVPYLDKIHIFSEMPILGYFGYLFFGVNCWIIWLIAAYIFNFDADFEVAGDNA from the coding sequence ATGATGAAAAATTGGCAAAAAAAGTTTATACTAATTATTACTTTCAGCTTGATTTTTATTTTGCCGTACATAGGAAGTGTGGTGAGGTGGAAGGGCCTTCCGCCTGGATACGGCGATTTCCCCGCGAAGCTTGCAGAGGCGGACCCGGGGTTCAACGCGCTGTATTTTGCCCTGGCTTCATTGGTAGCGTTGTTCATAGCCTTGTTTTTGATCTTTCCGGGACTTTTCGGCTTTAAGAAAAATACCGACGCTCAAGCGGAACCGGATAAGAAGACACCGTTCCCCGTGTGGTTCTGGTGGAGCCTGCCGGTGCTGGGACTCAGCTGGTTTTTCATGTGGGCGCGCGTTCATTTTTTCATCTCTTTCGAATACTATACGTTTGTCCCGCTATGGTGGGCTTTTATATTGATTCTGGACGGTATCGTATATAAGCGGAATCACGGGAACTCGATCGTCTCCAAAAAACCGAAAGTCATGCAGCTTCTTGCCGTCGTTTCCTGCTTCAGCTGGTTTGCCTTCGAGTTCTTGAATTTCTTTGTCATCGAGAACTGGTATTATCCGAACAATGAAGTCTTTACGAATTTCGGGAATGTATTTTGGTTCTCCTTGTCTTATACCACCGTTCTGCCCGCCGTTTTTGAATGGTATCTGCTGCTGAAGACATTCAAGGGGTTCAGAAACCGATACCGGAACGGCCCCAAATTTTCCGTGAATACTAAATTTCTTCTAATATATTATGTCCTGGGGCTGGGACTCGCTTTCGGGATGGGATACTATCCTTACGCGCTGTTCTGGGTACTCTGGGTCGCTCTTGTTCCTCTCCTGTCCGCTACCATGGCCTTAACGGGGTACTGGACTCCTTTTACTCCGATCAAAAATGGCGATTGGTCTTCCATCATTCTGATTGCATTAGCTACCTTGTTTAACGGATTCTTCTGGGAGTTCTGGAATTTCGGAAGCGAATGGTTCCATGATTCCTTGCCTACCAATCCGAATTATTGGAAGTATTCCGTTCCTTATCTCGACAAAATACATATTTTTTCGGAAATGCCCATTTTGGGTTATTTCGGATATTTGTTCTTTGGAGTTAACTGCTGGATAATATGGCTGATTGCTGCTTATATTTTCAATTTTGACGCCGATTTCGAAGTTGCGGGAGATAACGCTTAA
- a CDS encoding LysE family translocator has translation MIVRGLKWGLLLQLAVGPVCLFIFRAASLQGFGAAEAGVAGVSLADGLFILAALRGVGLLSTSRKPGSTLYLVGAGTLILFGFDMIAGMFDFSLLPAIPIAEGSGSGGMFIRAFLLTASNPLTLLFWTGIFSAKMIELKLRSGELLQFGIGCLLATVLFLTGVSLLGHLAHPLVTPMTAKWLNFLTGILFLYFAYRLVVKWIFKPAEPTA, from the coding sequence ATGATAGTACGGGGATTAAAATGGGGACTTCTGCTTCAGCTTGCCGTGGGTCCGGTCTGTCTGTTTATTTTTCGCGCCGCTTCACTGCAGGGCTTCGGCGCAGCCGAAGCTGGAGTCGCCGGTGTATCGCTGGCCGATGGTCTCTTTATTCTTGCCGCGCTGCGGGGCGTAGGGCTGTTAAGCACCAGCCGGAAGCCCGGCAGCACTTTGTATCTAGTAGGCGCGGGCACTCTCATCCTATTCGGCTTCGATATGATCGCCGGAATGTTCGACTTCAGCCTGCTTCCCGCCATCCCGATTGCAGAAGGCTCCGGCAGCGGCGGCATGTTCATCCGCGCCTTTCTGCTGACCGCATCCAATCCGCTGACGCTACTCTTCTGGACCGGAATCTTTTCAGCCAAAATGATAGAGCTCAAGCTGCGCAGCGGCGAGCTTCTTCAATTCGGGATCGGCTGCCTGCTTGCGACCGTCCTGTTTCTGACGGGGGTTTCGCTGCTGGGGCATTTGGCCCACCCTCTCGTCACGCCCATGACCGCAAAATGGCTGAACTTTTTGACCGGTATCCTGTTTCTTTACTTTGCCTATCGGCTGGTCGTTAAATGGATCTTCAAGCCCGCGGAGCCCACAGCATAA
- a CDS encoding PFL family protein yields MISRMEVQETNKMIHEMNLDVRTITMGISLMDCAHTDLRVFNQKVYDKITKSAEKLVKTGEDLEKQFGVPIVNKRISVTPISIAAGSLNTDSYVPVAEILDKAAKEVGVNFIGGFSALVQKGCTTGDRKLIESIPEALAVTERVCSSVNVGSSRSGINMDAVKLMGDIIRQTAERTADRDSIGCAKLVVFCNAVEDNPFMAGAFHGVGERECVINVGVSGPGVVKRALEEVKGRDFETLCETIKRTAFKVTRVGQLVAQEASKRLGVPFGIIDLSLAPTPLIGDSIAEIFQVMGLEEAGAPGTTAALAILNDNVKKGGVMASSYVGGLSGAFIPVSEDHGMIQAVQRGALTLEKLEAMTCVCSVGLDMIAIPGDTSKETISGIIADEAAIGMVNNKTTAVRLIPVIGKGVGEMVEFGGLLGYAPVMPVNSFNCADFIDRGGRIPAPIHSFKN; encoded by the coding sequence ATGATTTCACGGATGGAAGTACAAGAAACGAATAAAATGATCCACGAGATGAACCTGGATGTGCGGACCATTACCATGGGCATCAGCCTGATGGACTGCGCACATACGGATCTTCGCGTGTTTAACCAAAAGGTTTATGACAAGATTACCAAATCCGCAGAGAAGCTGGTTAAGACCGGTGAAGATCTGGAGAAACAGTTCGGCGTGCCGATTGTCAACAAACGGATTTCGGTTACCCCCATTTCCATTGCGGCGGGTTCCCTGAACACGGACAGCTATGTGCCGGTTGCGGAAATTTTGGACAAGGCGGCCAAGGAGGTCGGGGTCAACTTCATCGGCGGATTCTCCGCGCTTGTGCAGAAGGGCTGCACCACGGGTGACCGCAAGCTGATCGAGAGCATTCCCGAGGCGCTTGCCGTAACGGAAAGAGTATGCTCCTCCGTCAACGTTGGCTCGTCCCGCAGCGGTATCAACATGGACGCCGTCAAGCTGATGGGCGATATTATCCGCCAGACCGCAGAGCGTACGGCGGATCGCGACTCTATCGGCTGCGCGAAGCTCGTCGTCTTCTGCAACGCCGTTGAAGACAACCCGTTCATGGCCGGCGCCTTCCACGGCGTAGGCGAACGGGAATGCGTTATCAACGTGGGCGTCAGCGGTCCCGGCGTCGTCAAACGGGCCCTGGAAGAAGTAAAGGGCCGGGACTTCGAAACGCTGTGCGAGACAATCAAGCGGACCGCTTTTAAGGTAACCCGTGTCGGTCAGCTCGTAGCTCAAGAAGCATCGAAGCGTCTCGGCGTGCCGTTCGGCATTATCGATCTCTCCCTCGCGCCGACACCGCTGATCGGGGATTCGATCGCGGAAATCTTCCAGGTGATGGGCCTTGAAGAAGCCGGAGCGCCCGGAACGACGGCGGCGCTCGCCATCCTTAACGACAACGTCAAGAAAGGCGGCGTCATGGCCTCCTCCTATGTGGGCGGCCTAAGCGGCGCATTTATTCCCGTCAGCGAAGACCACGGCATGATCCAAGCCGTGCAGCGTGGGGCGCTGACGCTGGAGAAGCTCGAAGCGATGACCTGCGTCTGTTCGGTCGGACTCGATATGATCGCCATTCCGGGCGACACATCCAAAGAGACGATCTCCGGCATCATCGCCGACGAAGCCGCGATCGGCATGGTCAATAACAAGACGACGGCCGTACGCCTCATTCCCGTGATCGGCAAGGGAGTCGGCGAGATGGTCGAGTTCGGCGGACTGCTCGGCTATGCTCCGGTTATGCCCGTCAACTCCTTCAACTGCGCCGACTTTATCGACCGGGGCGGCCGGATTCCCGCCCCGATTCACAGTTTCAAGAACTAA
- a CDS encoding TetR/AcrR family transcriptional regulator, with amino-acid sequence MEQEPEASSDKDSKQQILDATVDLIREEGVEGVTLRRISAKAKVNLALVNYYYRSKDNLLGEAIRTLISKFDAAFQALEDDSLPPKERLKMFLKQYIGHLLQYPGLARHMMDQSPVIMGSLHKYSQYSKTMKRQKTLNALREMTGEQNEERLNMMMVQLYGAVLMPVIMYSCGQPDDEGESAPFGHLPPFDDQVDHLFDHYFHKYEN; translated from the coding sequence ATGGAACAAGAGCCTGAGGCTTCTTCAGATAAAGATTCGAAGCAGCAAATTCTTGACGCCACTGTCGACTTGATTCGCGAGGAGGGAGTTGAGGGTGTGACCTTGAGGCGGATTTCCGCAAAGGCCAAGGTCAACTTGGCACTAGTCAATTATTACTACCGGTCTAAAGATAATCTGCTCGGCGAGGCGATTCGTACGCTGATTTCCAAATTTGATGCCGCGTTTCAAGCGCTTGAGGATGACAGCCTGCCGCCCAAAGAACGGCTGAAAATGTTCCTCAAGCAGTATATCGGCCATCTTCTGCAGTATCCGGGGCTGGCGAGGCACATGATGGACCAAAGCCCGGTCATTATGGGTTCTCTCCATAAGTACTCTCAATACAGCAAAACGATGAAGAGACAAAAAACGTTGAACGCGCTGCGAGAGATGACCGGCGAGCAGAATGAAGAGCGCCTCAACATGATGATGGTTCAACTTTACGGTGCTGTATTAATGCCGGTTATCATGTACTCGTGCGGACAACCGGATGACGAAGGAGAAAGCGCGCCTTTCGGGCATCTGCCTCCGTTTGACGATCAGGTCGATCATTTATTCGACCATTATTTTCACAAATATGAGAATTAA
- a CDS encoding Lrp/AsnC family transcriptional regulator, whose amino-acid sequence MYNLQAMDESGTIEGYTVKINRAKAGYKLLAFVLVVIDRTEQIPAFRAFVSDCAEVLECHHLAGEYDYLLKVLVEDTGELEKFLSHTLKSVPGVIRSNTMISLSSLKEKWNR is encoded by the coding sequence ATGTATAATCTACAAGCCATGGACGAATCCGGAACGATCGAGGGATATACCGTCAAGATCAACCGGGCCAAGGCAGGCTACAAGCTGCTCGCGTTCGTATTGGTCGTCATCGACCGGACGGAGCAGATTCCGGCCTTTCGCGCATTCGTATCAGACTGCGCCGAGGTGCTGGAGTGCCACCATCTTGCCGGCGAATATGATTATTTGCTTAAGGTTCTCGTAGAAGACACCGGAGAGCTTGAGAAATTTTTGTCCCACACGCTGAAGAGCGTCCCGGGAGTAATCAGAAGCAATACCATGATTTCCCTGTCTTCTCTTAAAGAGAAGTGGAACAGGTGA
- a CDS encoding ACT domain-containing protein, with protein sequence MKGIITVLGKDKVGIIAKVCTYLADRNVNILDISQTIVQDYFNMMMIVDISKAAKSIEILVEELQHIGEEIGVEIKLQHEDIFNIMHRI encoded by the coding sequence TTGAAAGGAATCATTACTGTACTCGGTAAAGACAAAGTCGGCATTATCGCCAAGGTATGTACATATCTGGCGGACCGCAATGTGAACATTCTGGATATTTCGCAAACGATCGTCCAGGATTACTTCAATATGATGATGATTGTCGATATTTCCAAAGCGGCAAAATCCATTGAAATTCTGGTAGAGGAACTTCAGCATATTGGTGAGGAAATCGGCGTGGAAATCAAGCTGCAGCATGAGGATATTTTCAATATCATGCACCGAATTTAG
- a CDS encoding YnfA family protein: MAISILLFILAGLAEIGGGYLVWLWLRESKPLWFGIAGALILIVYGIIPTFQHFPGFGRVYAAYGGVFIVLAVLWGWLVDKKTPDLYDWIGAAVCLAGVCIMLWAPRA, translated from the coding sequence ATGGCAATATCCATACTGCTGTTTATTTTGGCAGGACTTGCGGAAATTGGCGGCGGTTACCTGGTGTGGCTGTGGCTGCGGGAATCGAAGCCGCTCTGGTTCGGGATAGCGGGAGCGCTCATCCTTATCGTGTACGGAATCATACCGACTTTTCAGCATTTCCCCGGATTTGGACGAGTCTATGCAGCTTATGGCGGCGTCTTCATTGTGCTGGCTGTGCTATGGGGGTGGCTTGTCGACAAAAAAACGCCAGACCTGTACGATTGGATCGGCGCCGCGGTCTGCCTGGCCGGAGTTTGCATTATGCTGTGGGCTCCGCGGGCTTGA
- a CDS encoding diguanylate cyclase, giving the protein MTAIENYLILETISDNDRKSVYRCRDALSRDTVILKVLKSEFTGPEEVMRFKQEYKMLRELSGSVEGVIKPLKLQEQNGFFIMVLEDIQGKSLKRIMAGDKPDQHTLLRLVIKIVDIIGAIHDHMVIHKDIKPSNLIWDEEKDVVQVIDFDLAVKLTKEKREFQNSGVLEGSLLYISPEQTGRMNRNVDYRTDFYSLGVVLYEMVTGVKPFESADMLEQIYSIIAKEAVSPYQLTGGRVSQSLSAVIMKLMEKSPEDRYRSTYGIKADLKKCLAGVPDFEIAKEDKLNIFRISQKIYGREEELNSLVNAFRTTVRGNPQLMLISGDAGAGKTALVNELHPYISQDKGLFVEGKFDQYNKNIPYSAIVQAFKKLINQLLDSPEEEYKKKVAKSLITALGGNGKLITNLIPELEKLIGVQPEMEHLNPVEETNRFFMTFVNFVAGITNYERPLVLFLDDVQWADLSNLQLMEKLALSNHLSKLFIICSCRQHEMPQGHPLFVSISEIEKSRTVGKIVLGSLSSRDVQHLIADTLYTGVDRVQELSDILYARTKGNSFFINEILKELYKNGFIYFDDLEGVWQWESARIADLHINDNVVEFLMTKLQTMPEEDRKVLRLCASIGNLFDFNMLSLIGEMEQPVIAKSLINAVGEDLILPADTNYAILSNILEEKEEAVPQINIRFRFQHDRIQQAFYQMIDAETSKKLHLKIGRLLLSHLAPAEIEDKIVDIATHINKGIDFVIEKDEINQVIRLNLKAAKKAKATFGFDAAFAFLHAAVNLLTKNSWENEERQTAEIYKLYAECGYLTHHVEVADQACKTLLEYTNDNVAAAQVYEMQANHYTYLGMMKESIKSGKQGLKELGIQIPDKPGLASVLKEFMKVKAGLRGLTIEEIFDKPEMKDEQIKLIMRLLINIFPPAFISGETNLFALIVLKKAELTLKYGNCPESAIAFIGYSILLSGFGDIKGAFDFGRLGIRINDKFNDMQWRGAAHVLYTLFCHAWNEPWDTLHDWFGKSIDSSLRTGDLLYLAHACFYINLWNPTMDIATNLHDSERYIAMIENTKYKEALATAKLSRQQYLNLAGELKDPLTFNSETFSEEAYLRQLEEAKYYSGIAIYYIYKMKLLFTYECYGDSLAYMDKAYKIIGTLAGSAFMEEFSLYTFLNLAYCYKDLNAYEKAKAKARMRKEYGRVKKWAIHCPENFRQHEWLMKAEWARISGKAEMAGKYYDLAIEASEKSNFVRYKALTYELAAKFYNNRNFKEFASYLFRQSLYYYSVWGAKGKIKHINEQYTDIVKHKQEFSLGRSVTDTTESIDLNSILLASQAISKEIDLNNLLEAMMEIVIKNAGAQRGCILMRSKEELLVEGEYKPEEDKISVMLHKVSNELNLPDSILNYVEESKETLIYNDAFSETRFVNDAYILRHRPKSLVCMPLINHNKTVAIIYLENNLITGVFTKERMKIINLLSREMVFSLENASLYSDLERSEEKYRELVNNMLDGIFIVQDKRCKYVNEALAQMLGYKIGEMIDQPFQKFIVPADRDKALSYYQRRIEGKTAPGEYETRLLHKDGKKEIYVIHKVSLINYLNKPAVQGTVKDITERTKAEEEVRRHKEHLEELVIERTRELELNNDELNKNIRLIEKLSITDELTGLYNRRYFNTIFNREVSRAQRDKGYLTYIMLDIDFYKKYNDTYGHYEGDNVLRQLGATIKEHANRASDFVFRLGGEEFGIIVSGLTPGQSFEYAEAIRRSIEELRIRHEMSPVFGCLTVSVGVAAVKVDGLKEKDIYKLADDALYHSKANGKNRVTLLEQ; this is encoded by the coding sequence ATGACTGCGATTGAGAATTATCTAATACTGGAAACGATCTCCGACAATGACAGAAAATCAGTGTACAGATGCAGAGACGCACTCTCCCGGGATACGGTTATTTTGAAGGTCCTGAAATCGGAATTTACCGGACCTGAAGAGGTTATGCGGTTCAAGCAGGAATACAAGATGCTCAGGGAATTAAGCGGAAGCGTTGAAGGGGTGATAAAGCCCCTTAAACTGCAAGAGCAGAACGGTTTCTTCATCATGGTACTGGAAGATATACAGGGAAAGTCCCTGAAGCGGATCATGGCAGGCGATAAGCCGGACCAGCATACTCTTTTGCGTCTCGTGATCAAGATCGTCGATATTATTGGAGCCATCCATGATCACATGGTCATACACAAAGACATTAAACCTTCCAACTTGATATGGGACGAGGAAAAAGACGTTGTACAAGTGATCGATTTCGATCTGGCGGTAAAGCTGACGAAAGAAAAGCGGGAATTCCAAAACAGCGGCGTTCTGGAAGGAAGCCTGCTGTATATTTCTCCGGAACAAACCGGCCGGATGAACCGGAACGTCGATTACCGAACGGATTTTTACTCGCTGGGCGTCGTCTTGTACGAGATGGTTACCGGCGTTAAGCCCTTTGAATCCGCCGATATGCTGGAGCAGATTTATTCCATTATCGCAAAGGAAGCCGTCTCTCCTTATCAGCTGACCGGGGGCAGGGTGTCCCAGTCCTTATCCGCCGTCATTATGAAGCTCATGGAAAAGTCGCCGGAAGACAGATACAGAAGCACCTACGGCATCAAAGCGGATTTGAAGAAATGCCTGGCCGGAGTCCCTGATTTTGAAATAGCCAAAGAGGATAAGCTGAACATCTTCCGGATTTCGCAAAAAATCTACGGGCGGGAAGAGGAACTGAACAGCCTGGTGAATGCGTTTCGAACAACCGTGAGAGGCAACCCGCAGCTCATGTTGATATCCGGGGACGCAGGCGCAGGCAAGACCGCGCTGGTCAATGAGCTTCACCCTTATATCAGCCAGGATAAAGGGCTGTTCGTGGAAGGGAAGTTCGATCAGTACAACAAGAATATCCCCTACAGTGCGATCGTTCAGGCTTTCAAAAAGTTGATCAATCAGCTGCTTGACAGCCCGGAAGAAGAATATAAAAAGAAAGTGGCGAAATCCTTAATAACCGCTCTGGGCGGCAACGGGAAGCTGATTACAAACCTGATCCCGGAACTGGAGAAGCTGATCGGCGTTCAACCGGAAATGGAGCACTTGAATCCCGTTGAGGAAACGAACCGGTTCTTTATGACTTTCGTCAACTTTGTTGCGGGCATTACCAATTATGAAAGACCTTTGGTCTTGTTTCTGGATGACGTTCAGTGGGCCGATTTGTCCAACTTGCAGCTCATGGAGAAGCTGGCGCTCAGCAATCATTTGTCCAAATTATTCATCATATGCTCGTGCAGGCAGCACGAGATGCCTCAAGGCCATCCCCTGTTTGTCTCCATAAGCGAAATTGAAAAAAGCAGGACGGTGGGAAAAATCGTTCTGGGTTCCCTGTCCTCCCGGGATGTGCAGCATCTAATTGCCGATACGCTTTATACCGGCGTGGACAGAGTTCAGGAGCTTTCGGACATCCTCTATGCGAGAACGAAAGGCAACTCGTTTTTTATAAACGAAATCTTGAAGGAATTATATAAGAACGGCTTCATATATTTCGATGACCTGGAAGGCGTATGGCAGTGGGAGTCTGCACGCATTGCGGATTTGCATATTAACGACAACGTCGTCGAGTTCCTGATGACAAAGCTGCAGACTATGCCTGAAGAAGACCGAAAAGTTCTGAGACTATGCGCTTCCATCGGGAACCTGTTCGATTTTAACATGCTGTCCTTGATCGGTGAAATGGAGCAGCCGGTTATTGCCAAATCGCTCATTAACGCTGTGGGTGAAGACCTTATCCTACCTGCCGATACGAATTATGCCATTCTGTCGAACATCCTTGAAGAGAAGGAAGAAGCTGTTCCCCAGATCAACATCCGTTTCAGATTTCAGCACGACCGGATTCAGCAGGCTTTTTATCAGATGATCGATGCCGAAACGAGCAAGAAGCTGCATTTGAAAATAGGCAGACTGCTGCTCTCGCATCTGGCCCCTGCAGAAATTGAAGACAAAATCGTTGATATTGCAACGCATATTAATAAGGGAATTGATTTTGTCATCGAAAAGGATGAAATCAATCAGGTTATCCGGCTCAATCTGAAAGCTGCGAAAAAAGCGAAGGCAACTTTTGGCTTTGATGCAGCGTTTGCTTTTCTGCATGCGGCCGTTAACCTTTTGACGAAAAATTCCTGGGAGAACGAAGAGCGGCAAACCGCCGAAATTTACAAATTGTATGCCGAATGCGGATATTTGACCCATCATGTCGAGGTGGCGGACCAGGCTTGCAAGACGCTTCTGGAATATACCAACGACAACGTTGCCGCAGCCCAAGTCTATGAGATGCAGGCCAACCATTATACCTATTTGGGCATGATGAAGGAATCGATAAAGTCCGGGAAGCAAGGGCTTAAAGAGTTGGGAATCCAAATACCGGATAAACCAGGTTTAGCATCTGTGTTAAAGGAATTTATGAAGGTTAAAGCCGGCCTGAGAGGGCTGACGATCGAAGAGATTTTCGATAAGCCCGAAATGAAAGACGAACAAATCAAGCTTATTATGCGGCTGCTGATCAATATCTTCCCTCCGGCGTTTATCTCGGGAGAGACCAATCTCTTTGCCCTGATCGTGCTGAAAAAAGCCGAATTGACCCTGAAGTATGGAAATTGTCCGGAATCGGCCATCGCTTTTATCGGTTATTCCATTTTGCTGTCCGGCTTCGGCGATATTAAAGGGGCTTTTGATTTCGGGAGACTCGGGATCAGAATCAACGATAAATTCAATGATATGCAGTGGAGAGGGGCGGCGCATGTATTATATACCCTGTTCTGCCATGCATGGAATGAACCCTGGGACACCCTGCATGACTGGTTCGGCAAATCAATTGACTCCAGCCTGAGAACGGGAGATCTGCTGTATCTGGCCCATGCCTGCTTCTATATCAATCTCTGGAATCCGACGATGGACATTGCGACCAATCTTCATGACAGCGAAAGATATATTGCGATGATCGAAAATACGAAATACAAGGAAGCGCTTGCGACGGCGAAACTCTCCAGGCAGCAATATCTTAATCTTGCGGGAGAGCTGAAGGATCCTCTGACGTTCAACAGCGAGACTTTCAGTGAAGAAGCCTATTTGCGGCAGCTTGAAGAGGCCAAGTATTATTCGGGAATCGCCATCTACTACATCTACAAGATGAAGCTGCTGTTTACCTATGAATGCTACGGCGATTCTTTGGCCTATATGGACAAGGCGTACAAAATCATCGGCACCCTAGCAGGCTCTGCTTTTATGGAAGAGTTCTCCTTGTATACATTCTTGAACCTGGCCTACTGCTATAAGGACTTGAACGCTTATGAAAAAGCGAAGGCAAAGGCAAGAATGCGCAAGGAATACGGCAGAGTCAAAAAATGGGCCATTCATTGTCCGGAAAACTTCCGGCAGCACGAATGGTTGATGAAAGCCGAATGGGCAAGAATCTCGGGAAAGGCCGAAATGGCCGGTAAATACTACGATCTCGCCATAGAAGCAAGTGAAAAGAGCAATTTCGTCCGTTATAAAGCGCTGACCTATGAACTGGCCGCCAAGTTTTATAACAATAGAAATTTCAAAGAGTTTGCCTCGTATCTGTTCAGACAGTCCTTATATTACTATTCCGTGTGGGGAGCCAAAGGGAAAATCAAGCATATTAATGAGCAGTACACGGATATCGTGAAGCACAAACAGGAATTCTCGCTCGGAAGATCGGTAACGGACACTACCGAGAGCATTGATTTGAATTCGATTCTCTTGGCTTCCCAGGCCATTTCAAAGGAGATCGATTTGAATAATCTGCTGGAAGCGATGATGGAAATCGTCATAAAAAATGCGGGAGCCCAACGAGGCTGCATTCTTATGAGATCCAAGGAGGAGCTTCTTGTAGAGGGAGAGTATAAGCCGGAAGAGGATAAAATCTCGGTTATGCTGCATAAAGTTTCAAACGAGCTCAATCTTCCGGATTCTATTCTCAATTATGTGGAGGAGAGCAAGGAGACTCTGATTTATAACGACGCTTTTTCCGAAACCCGGTTTGTAAATGATGCTTATATTTTACGGCATAGACCCAAATCTCTCGTATGCATGCCGCTGATCAACCATAACAAAACGGTTGCGATTATCTATCTGGAGAACAACCTCATTACGGGCGTCTTTACGAAAGAGAGAATGAAGATTATCAATCTGCTATCAAGAGAAATGGTATTCTCGCTTGAGAATGCAAGCCTGTATTCGGATCTGGAGCGTTCGGAGGAGAAGTACCGCGAGCTGGTCAACAACATGCTGGATGGTATATTCATTGTTCAGGACAAGAGATGCAAATATGTCAACGAGGCGCTGGCGCAGATGCTCGGCTATAAAATCGGGGAGATGATCGATCAGCCTTTTCAGAAATTTATCGTTCCCGCAGACAGGGATAAGGCGCTGAGTTACTACCAGAGAAGAATTGAGGGGAAGACCGCTCCCGGCGAGTACGAAACGAGATTACTGCATAAAGACGGCAAAAAAGAGATTTATGTCATTCATAAAGTCAGTCTGATCAATTATTTGAACAAGCCTGCGGTTCAGGGGACGGTTAAGGATATTACCGAGAGAACGAAGGCCGAAGAAGAGGTAAGACGGCACAAGGAGCATCTGGAAGAACTCGTCATTGAACGGACCCGCGAACTGGAACTCAATAATGATGAACTGAACAAGAATATCCGGTTGATCGAAAAGCTGTCCATTACCGATGAATTGACGGGACTTTACAACAGGCGGTATTTCAATACAATCTTTAACAGAGAAGTGAGCCGGGCCCAGAGGGATAAAGGGTATCTGACTTATATCATGCTTGATATTGACTTCTACAAAAAGTATAACGATACGTACGGGCATTATGAGGGCGACAACGTATTGCGCCAGCTGGGGGCTACGATCAAAGAGCATGCCAATCGGGCGAGCGACTTCGTATTCCGGCTCGGAGGAGAGGAATTCGGCATTATCGTCTCCGGTCTGACGCCGGGGCAGTCTTTTGAATATGCCGAAGCGATCAGAAGAAGCATAGAAGAATTAAGGATACGGCATGAAATGAGTCCGGTCTTCGGCTGCTTGACGGTCTCTGTGGGAGTTGCGGCAGTCAAGGTGGACGGTCTGAAGGAAAAGGATATTTACAAGCTGGCGGATGACGCTCTGTATCATTCGAAGGCAAACGGCAAAAACCGGGTTACGCTGTTAGAACAATAA